From a single Rutidosis leptorrhynchoides isolate AG116_Rl617_1_P2 chromosome 5, CSIRO_AGI_Rlap_v1, whole genome shotgun sequence genomic region:
- the LOC139849698 gene encoding putative F-box protein At5g55150 has protein sequence MNWSEMLPEILDIIAKKHNLYHEDYVCFAGVCKSWCLAAVRATNKDHYPNGLPSHIPCLLLLDEKQGNNWKRYYFFNTEKKEDDDDLQLFCPLNKNIRKISLSEGRGRLYISSGGWLLTIGHENVPKLINPFSREIIYLPNICTFPESRISSNRDDIHFRKLVLVESSLVVVLLYGCRVKLKFCRCKDEKWTSIFDSQDTMLLDITYHKGHIYNISYDYQIKACDVSQGNPTTIVTVSTLPEYLYCRSFEKYIFRAYVIGLKDDNGLLVIIREVALGTTVYNESPYKTTSFRVFKYDLDSEEWSQVKNLGRKSLFVGYGQSFSMEEDSKGVIMGNCIYFTDDFEDLSGVGGGSDMGVYHMSSQTVEQRFHGESHSHFTLPIWIQPAI, from the coding sequence ATGAATTGGTCCGAGATGCTTCCTGAAATACTTGATATCATAGCCAAGAAGCATAATTTGTATCATGAAGATTATGTGTGTTTTGCCGGAGTATGTAAATCGTGGTGTTTAGCCGCCGTTCGGGCTACTAACAAGGACCACTACCCCAATGGTCTTCCTTCCCATATTCCGTGTCTGTTGCTCCTAGACGAAAAACAGGGTAATAATTGGAAAAGGTACTACTTCTTTAATACTGAGAaaaaagaggatgatgatgatctacAATTGTTTTGTCCCTTAAACAAGAACATCCGTAAGATAAGTCTATCTGAAGGACGTGGTAGGTTATACATTTCTTCGGGTGGGTGGCTCTTAACTATCGGACACGAAAATGTTCCAAAACTCATCAATCCTTTTTCACGTGAAATTATCTATCTTCCAAACATATGCACCTTTCCAGAATCGAGAATCTCTTCAAATAGGGATGATATACATTTTAGGAAGCTAGTCCTTGTTGAATCATCACTGGTCGTGGTACTGTTATATGGATGTCGGGTGAAATTAAAGTTTTGTCGGTGTAAAGATGAAAAGTGGACATCTATCTTTGATAGTCAGGATACAATGTTACTAGATATCACTTATCACAAGGGTCATATTTACAATATAAGTTATGACTACCAGATCAAAGCTTGTGATGTTTCTCAAGGGAATCCTACAACTATTGTGACTGTTTCAACATTGCCTGAATATCTTTATTGCAGAAGTTTTGAAAAATATATTTTCAGAGCATATGTTATTGGATTAAAAGACGATAATGGGTTGTTGGTGATTATCAGGGAAGTAGCACTTGGTACGACTGTATACAATGAGAGTCCTTACAAGACAACGAGTTTTAGGGTTTTCAAGTATGATTTAGATAGTGAAGAATGGTCACAAGTAAAAAATTTAGGTAGGAAATCTTTGTTTGTGGGATATGGCCAGTCGTTTTCTATGGAGGAGGATAGTAAAGGGGTGATAATGGGTAATTGCATATATTTTACTGATGATTTTGAGGATTTAAGCGGTGTGGGCGGAGGTAGCGATATGGGAGTGTACCATATGTCAAGTCAAACCGTTGAACAACGCTTTCACGGAGAGTCACATAGTCACTTTACTCTTCCAATCTGGATTCAACCAGCTATTTAA